A window of Paenibacillus sp. 19GGS1-52 contains these coding sequences:
- the flgD gene encoding flagellar hook assembly protein FlgD: MNMTTNPVSTSDQWNYSAANAAAASKTTGNSTLGKDQFLKILITQLQNQDPMQPMEDKEFIAQMAQFSSVEQLMNISTQLTALNQSLGSVSGLIGKSVTWNDADTKLPKTGNVESIVVSSGVQYAVVGSERIALTDITQIQNAAAEVNTITDSNTSTSGDSGESGA; encoded by the coding sequence ATCAACATGACAACTAACCCTGTATCTACCAGTGACCAATGGAACTATTCGGCTGCTAATGCGGCTGCAGCAAGCAAAACTACCGGCAACTCTACTTTAGGCAAGGATCAATTCTTGAAAATTCTTATTACTCAGCTGCAGAATCAGGACCCTATGCAGCCGATGGAGGACAAAGAGTTTATCGCTCAAATGGCTCAGTTTTCATCCGTAGAGCAATTAATGAATATTTCAACCCAGTTAACTGCATTAAATCAATCACTTGGCTCAGTATCGGGACTTATTGGTAAGTCTGTCACCTGGAATGATGCAGATACAAAATTGCCGAAGACGGGTAATGTTGAATCTATCGTTGTAAGTAGCGGTGTTCAATATGCAGTTGTGGGTAGTGAGAGAATTGCTTTAACCGATATTACACAAATTCAGAATGCTGCAGCGGAAGTAAATACTATTACAGACAGTAATACTAGTACTTCAGGAGACAGTGGGGAGAGCGGGGCGTGA
- a CDS encoding TIGR02530 family flagellar biosynthesis protein, which produces MSDRLTIGQMYPVNVHSSVLQRPSATKNSVTPEASFETVLQQKMLKFSNHAAKRLEQRGIELGSRELEQISSAVDKAAAKGSKESLILMKDMALIVSVQNRTVVTAMDGSSMKDNVFTQIDSAVIIS; this is translated from the coding sequence ATGAGCGACCGGCTAACTATAGGTCAAATGTATCCTGTAAATGTTCATTCATCAGTTCTACAGCGACCATCAGCAACTAAGAACTCCGTGACTCCGGAAGCTTCATTTGAAACTGTCTTGCAGCAAAAAATGCTGAAATTCAGCAATCATGCCGCTAAACGTCTGGAGCAAAGAGGGATAGAGCTCGGGAGTCGTGAGTTGGAACAGATCTCGTCCGCAGTGGACAAAGCTGCAGCCAAGGGCAGTAAAGAATCTTTGATATTGATGAAAGACATGGCTCTAATCGTTAGTGTTCAGAACAGAACGGTAGTTACAGCTATGGATGGAAGTTCGATGAAAGACAATGTTTTTACACAGATTGATAGTGCTGTAATCATATCCTAA
- the flgG gene encoding flagellar basal body rod protein FlgG — protein sequence MLRSMYSGVSGMRGFQTKLDVIGNNIANVNTIGFKSGRVMFKDIMSQTVSGVTAPTDGAQGGVNAKQIGLGVSIGSIDTLHLAGSAMTTNNPTDLRIDGDGFFMVKLSDDQATPFLTRAGDFHMDASRNLLTADGMHVQDSDGASIQLGTDVTAFTISNDGTLVQTMADGTTQQGVKIGVAKVSNPEGLEKIGGNLYRMTLNANVDGELVPTTANNTETGTGAIVAGQLEMSNVDLTNEFTEMIVSQRGFQANSRIITTSDEVLQEIVNLKH from the coding sequence ATGTTAAGATCTATGTATTCAGGAGTTTCAGGAATGCGCGGTTTCCAAACGAAGCTGGATGTTATCGGTAACAATATTGCTAACGTTAATACCATTGGCTTCAAATCGGGACGTGTAATGTTTAAAGATATTATGAGTCAGACGGTTTCTGGGGTTACAGCTCCAACAGATGGCGCCCAGGGCGGTGTGAACGCCAAGCAGATTGGATTGGGTGTAAGTATAGGATCAATTGATACTTTGCATCTAGCTGGCAGTGCAATGACGACCAATAATCCAACTGATCTGCGGATTGATGGTGATGGTTTTTTCATGGTTAAGCTTTCAGACGACCAAGCAACTCCGTTTCTCACCCGTGCAGGCGACTTTCATATGGATGCAAGCCGCAACCTTTTGACAGCTGATGGAATGCACGTGCAGGACTCTGACGGTGCATCCATTCAATTGGGTACAGATGTTACAGCGTTCACCATTTCCAATGATGGAACACTTGTCCAAACCATGGCCGATGGAACTACACAACAAGGTGTTAAAATTGGAGTGGCTAAGGTCAGTAACCCCGAGGGTCTGGAGAAAATTGGCGGCAATCTCTATCGTATGACTTTGAATGCCAATGTTGATGGTGAACTGGTTCCCACGACTGCAAACAATACAGAAACAGGTACAGGAGCAATTGTTGCTGGTCAGTTGGAAATGTCCAATGTGGATCTCACGAATGAATTTACAGAAATGATTGTATCTCAGCGGGGTTTCCAAGCGAATTCACGTATCATTACTACTTCAGATGAAGTTCTGCAAGAAATTGTTAACCTGAAACATTAA
- a CDS encoding flagellar FlbD family protein, with product MISVTRLNGTPMWLNALLVEMVEESPDTYITLVTGKRLIVLEKADEVITKIRDYNRDIGTYAATIKVQSMEELS from the coding sequence ATGATTTCAGTAACAAGATTAAATGGTACACCAATGTGGCTAAATGCTCTGTTGGTAGAAATGGTTGAAGAAAGCCCCGATACATATATTACACTCGTCACGGGGAAAAGATTGATCGTTCTTGAAAAAGCCGATGAAGTCATTACGAAGATCCGGGATTATAACAGGGACATAGGCACATATGCTGCCACCATCAAAGTCCAATCAATGGAGGAGCTTTCATGA
- a CDS encoding flagellar basal body-associated FliL family protein — translation MKKMLPWLITILLAITLIAVAAFLLMDKIFPSNANPVTAAVEKVEAKKLSADEIVKLTSEIIDIKTNLADPDYIVMINFAFQLDTATAKTEFDKIKDIKIKPLIIKTLADTKPAELNGANGKDQLSSKLINLINKTLTEGKLTQIEVTSFILTTL, via the coding sequence ATGAAGAAGATGCTGCCGTGGCTCATCACAATTTTATTGGCGATTACACTTATCGCAGTAGCCGCATTTTTATTAATGGATAAAATCTTTCCGAGTAATGCAAATCCTGTAACTGCAGCAGTTGAGAAGGTGGAAGCCAAGAAATTAAGCGCTGACGAAATCGTTAAATTAACGTCAGAAATCATTGACATCAAAACTAATCTTGCTGACCCCGATTATATCGTTATGATAAACTTCGCATTTCAATTGGATACTGCAACCGCCAAAACGGAATTCGATAAAATTAAAGATATTAAGATTAAGCCGCTTATTATTAAGACGCTTGCCGATACTAAACCGGCCGAGCTCAATGGGGCAAATGGCAAAGATCAACTTAGTAGCAAGCTTATTAATCTAATTAATAAGACTTTGACTGAAGGCAAGCTGACTCAAATAGAAGTGACTAGCTTCATATTGACTACTTTGTAG
- the fliM gene encoding flagellar motor switch protein FliM, translating into MVDVLSQNEIDALLAALSSGEMDADELKKEETQKKIRSYDFKRAVRFSKDHIRSLTRIHDNFARYLTTYFSAQLRTFVQISVVQVEQLPYDEFIRSIPKMTILNIFEAEPLEGRMVMEVHPNIAFAMLDRLLGGFGTAPSKITNLTEIETTIMERIFSRCFESLQEAWKTVLDIQPRMEALETNPQFMQIVSPNETIALISLSTKIGDTTGMINLCIPHVVLEPIMSRLSVHQWFVTEKKVRDEDELAAIKARVHRAQLPIVAELGESNISIAEFLGLAVGDVISLNKTVDSGLSIKVGNKLKFIGSPGMIKDRVAVQIDEIVSEGVEEFDE; encoded by the coding sequence TTGGTTGATGTACTTTCACAAAACGAAATTGATGCTCTGCTTGCTGCACTATCATCCGGTGAAATGGATGCTGATGAGCTTAAAAAAGAAGAAACACAGAAAAAGATCCGTTCTTATGACTTCAAACGGGCTGTACGTTTTTCTAAAGATCATATCCGCAGTCTTACGCGGATTCATGACAATTTTGCCCGCTACCTTACAACCTACTTTTCAGCTCAATTGCGGACTTTTGTGCAGATCAGTGTCGTTCAGGTAGAGCAGCTCCCTTATGATGAGTTTATTCGCTCCATTCCGAAAATGACGATTTTGAATATTTTTGAAGCCGAACCTCTAGAAGGTCGAATGGTAATGGAGGTTCATCCTAATATCGCTTTCGCCATGCTGGATAGGCTATTAGGAGGTTTTGGAACGGCCCCCTCAAAAATCACTAATTTAACCGAGATTGAAACAACAATTATGGAACGTATTTTTAGCAGGTGCTTTGAGAGCCTGCAGGAAGCCTGGAAGACGGTTCTGGATATTCAGCCACGAATGGAGGCACTGGAAACCAATCCACAGTTTATGCAGATTGTATCGCCGAATGAGACCATTGCGTTGATCTCCTTAAGTACCAAAATTGGAGATACAACGGGGATGATCAATCTTTGTATCCCCCATGTTGTGCTAGAACCGATTATGTCAAGGCTGTCCGTTCACCAATGGTTTGTTACTGAGAAAAAAGTGCGGGATGAAGATGAACTAGCGGCTATTAAAGCTAGGGTACATAGAGCCCAGCTTCCAATTGTGGCTGAGCTAGGCGAATCGAATATTTCAATTGCTGAATTTCTTGGACTCGCTGTTGGTGATGTGATTTCACTGAACAAGACCGTGGATTCCGGACTTTCGATTAAAGTAGGAAACAAGCTGAAATTCATTGGGAGTCCAGGAATGATTAAAGATCGGGTGGCTGTGCAAATAGACGAGATTGTTAGTGAAGGAGTTGAAGAATTTGACGAGTAA
- the fliY gene encoding flagellar motor switch phosphatase FliY, with product MTSKDYLSQEEIDALLRQSAEGTLAPVEKSVNDFLTPFEQDALGEIGNITFGSAATALSTLLGKKVDITTPQVSIITRSEFEEAFPKPHVAVHVQYVDGFQGINSLVIKIRDAQVIADLMLGGEGDPKDEELNEIHISAVQEAMNQMMGSSATSMSTIFNRFVNISPPGIDILNMSSGEGVGSLPDAETLIRISFRLKIGDLIDSTIMQLLPVKFAKDMVTMLLGDVSAETQEAAAASMEATSKSAHSAPPETAPPAPPVQQAPSQPMGGVPPQYPPQGMPPYPGMPEGGYYYPPAGMPAYGMPGMPPYGMPPQGMPYGQAPPPNSIPNRNVNVQPVQFANLTGGAFGNIDENNLNLLMDIPLRVTVELGRTQKQIKDILEMSQGSIIELDKLAGEPVDILVNNKLIAKGEVVVIDENFGVRVTDIVSQWDRIQKLQ from the coding sequence TTGACGAGTAAAGATTATTTATCCCAAGAAGAAATCGACGCCCTTCTACGACAATCCGCAGAGGGCACATTGGCTCCCGTGGAGAAGTCGGTGAACGACTTTTTAACACCATTCGAACAGGACGCCTTGGGGGAAATAGGTAATATAACATTTGGCAGCGCAGCAACTGCCCTCTCCACCTTGCTGGGTAAAAAGGTTGATATCACTACACCACAGGTATCTATTATCACACGTAGCGAGTTCGAAGAAGCGTTCCCTAAACCACATGTTGCAGTACACGTTCAGTATGTTGATGGTTTTCAAGGCATTAACTCACTCGTTATCAAAATTAGGGATGCTCAAGTCATCGCTGATTTAATGCTTGGTGGTGAGGGAGATCCCAAGGACGAAGAGCTCAATGAAATTCATATCAGCGCCGTTCAGGAAGCCATGAATCAGATGATGGGTTCATCCGCAACCTCAATGTCGACTATTTTCAACAGGTTCGTTAATATCTCCCCTCCGGGAATCGACATACTCAATATGTCGAGTGGAGAAGGGGTAGGCAGCCTACCTGATGCAGAGACGCTGATTCGTATTTCATTCCGTCTCAAAATAGGTGATTTAATTGATTCGACAATTATGCAGCTTTTGCCGGTGAAGTTTGCGAAAGACATGGTAACAATGTTGCTTGGTGATGTTAGTGCAGAGACACAAGAGGCAGCCGCCGCGTCTATGGAAGCAACTTCTAAGTCAGCACACTCAGCACCACCCGAAACAGCTCCACCAGCACCTCCGGTGCAGCAGGCACCCTCTCAACCGATGGGAGGTGTACCTCCGCAGTATCCGCCGCAGGGAATGCCACCTTACCCGGGAATGCCAGAAGGAGGCTATTATTATCCTCCAGCAGGAATGCCTGCATATGGAATGCCCGGGATGCCGCCATATGGAATGCCACCGCAAGGTATGCCATATGGACAGGCTCCACCGCCTAATTCAATACCGAATCGCAACGTAAATGTACAGCCAGTGCAATTTGCTAACCTTACTGGTGGGGCTTTTGGTAATATTGATGAAAATAATTTAAATTTATTGATGGACATACCACTGAGAGTAACCGTAGAATTAGGTAGGACCCAGAAGCAGATCAAAGATATTTTAGAAATGTCCCAAGGTTCGATTATTGAGCTGGATAAACTGGCTGGTGAGCCAGTGGACATTTTGGTTAACAACAAGCTTATTGCCAAAGGGGAAGTCGTAGTTATCGACGAAAACTTCGGAGTTCGCGTTACGGATATCGTCAGCCAGTGGGACCGAATTCAAAAATTACAATAA
- a CDS encoding response regulator — MANRILIVDDAAFMRMMIRDILSKNGFEVVGEAQDGSQAIEKFKELRPDLITMDITMPEMDGIAALKEIKKVDANAKVIMCSAMGQQAMVIDAIQAGAKDFIVKPFQADRVIEAINKTLGV, encoded by the coding sequence ATGGCTAATCGAATTCTAATCGTGGACGATGCAGCATTTATGAGAATGATGATCCGGGACATTTTGTCGAAAAATGGATTTGAAGTAGTGGGGGAAGCTCAGGATGGTTCTCAAGCTATTGAGAAATTTAAAGAACTGCGTCCAGACTTAATCACGATGGATATTACAATGCCTGAGATGGACGGAATCGCCGCCCTTAAAGAAATTAAAAAAGTGGACGCTAACGCTAAAGTAATCATGTGTTCAGCCATGGGCCAGCAGGCTATGGTTATCGATGCTATTCAGGCGGGCGCTAAGGACTTTATTGTAAAGCCTTTCCAAGCTGACCGTGTAATTGAAGCTATCAACAAAACGCTGGGCGTGTAG
- a CDS encoding flagellar biosynthetic protein FliO: MSLSTNSVPLGGDNALLSLFKVIFVLAVIVVLIVLLIRFLGRRNQTFMSSRSIRTLGAVGLGPNKSMQVIEIGSSLYLIGVGENISILDKVIDPTEVALIISAFENPSSGQNNILAPLIAKIKGKLRGEIPSQEIELSETSSFYETLQSKLRTAPERKEKLEELLRDDASKVESRDL; the protein is encoded by the coding sequence ATGTCATTGTCAACCAATTCAGTACCGCTCGGCGGCGATAACGCCCTGCTGAGTTTGTTTAAAGTTATTTTTGTCCTTGCGGTAATTGTTGTACTTATTGTGTTGCTGATCCGGTTTCTAGGACGCCGAAATCAAACTTTTATGAGTAGCCGTTCCATTCGCACCCTTGGTGCGGTTGGACTTGGCCCTAACAAGTCGATGCAGGTTATTGAAATTGGCAGCAGCCTATATTTAATTGGGGTGGGTGAGAATATATCCATTCTGGATAAGGTTATCGATCCAACTGAGGTAGCATTGATCATATCGGCATTCGAGAATCCATCCTCAGGCCAGAATAATATTCTCGCACCCCTTATTGCCAAGATCAAGGGTAAGTTGCGCGGGGAAATTCCATCTCAAGAAATCGAACTTAGTGAAACATCATCCTTTTATGAAACATTGCAATCCAAGCTTCGTACTGCGCCTGAACGCAAAGAGAAACTGGAAGAACTGCTTCGGGATGATGCCTCTAAGGTTGAGTCGAGGGATTTATGA
- the fliP gene encoding flagellar type III secretion system pore protein FliP (The bacterial flagellar biogenesis protein FliP forms a type III secretion system (T3SS)-type pore required for flagellar assembly.): MKKKLILVFLLLGILSVLMIRPIHADPIPNINIQVGNNNDGSSGGASGGTSSISILLLTTVLSVAPAFLMLMTSFTRIVIVLGFVRTSLGTQQMPPNQVLVGLALFLTLFIMSPTLATVNETALQPYIKGTITQTEALNKAADPMKEFMFKQTSTKDLLLFMNYTSKNSTTTKPANYSEIPLTVMVPAFAIGEMKKAFTMGFLIFIPFLIIDIVVASTLMAMGMMMLPPVMISLPFKIMLFVLVDGWYLVIKSLLLSFNP, translated from the coding sequence ATGAAAAAAAAGCTAATCCTTGTTTTTCTGCTACTCGGTATCTTAAGCGTACTTATGATTCGCCCGATACATGCTGATCCTATACCTAACATCAATATTCAAGTCGGCAATAATAATGATGGTTCAAGTGGTGGTGCCAGTGGTGGTACCAGTTCTATATCTATTCTGCTTCTCACTACGGTACTTAGTGTAGCGCCTGCTTTCTTGATGCTGATGACCAGCTTTACACGGATTGTGATTGTACTGGGTTTTGTTAGAACATCGCTAGGAACACAGCAGATGCCTCCGAATCAGGTTTTGGTAGGTCTTGCTCTTTTTCTCACATTGTTCATTATGTCTCCAACTTTGGCTACTGTGAATGAAACGGCTCTGCAGCCATATATAAAGGGTACAATAACGCAGACTGAAGCGCTTAATAAGGCCGCTGATCCGATGAAGGAGTTCATGTTTAAGCAGACTAGCACCAAAGATTTGTTGCTATTTATGAACTATACCAGCAAAAACAGCACCACGACAAAGCCCGCAAACTATAGTGAAATTCCACTAACGGTGATGGTACCGGCTTTTGCAATCGGTGAAATGAAAAAAGCTTTTACAATGGGGTTCTTGATTTTCATACCATTTCTCATTATTGATATTGTAGTTGCAAGTACTTTGATGGCTATGGGTATGATGATGTTGCCTCCGGTTATGATCTCATTACCGTTTAAAATTATGCTCTTTGTACTGGTAGACGGCTGGTACCTAGTCATAAAATCACTTCTATTAAGTTTTAACCCCTGA
- the fliQ gene encoding flagellar biosynthesis protein FliQ, producing MSTEFIIGLAGQAVYLALEASAPMLILGLVVGLIISIFQATTQIQEQTLAFVPKIVAVMLALLVFGPWIITKLMDFTSQILGNLNMYIG from the coding sequence ATGAGTACGGAGTTTATTATTGGTCTAGCTGGTCAAGCCGTATATTTGGCACTTGAAGCCAGCGCTCCCATGCTGATTCTTGGTCTGGTGGTAGGACTGATAATCAGTATTTTTCAGGCAACTACACAGATTCAGGAGCAGACGTTAGCTTTTGTTCCTAAAATCGTTGCTGTAATGCTGGCATTATTGGTTTTTGGACCGTGGATCATCACGAAGCTGATGGATTTTACCAGTCAGATTTTGGGCAATCTCAATATGTACATTGGATAA